A window from Primulina huaijiensis isolate GDHJ02 chromosome 11, ASM1229523v2, whole genome shotgun sequence encodes these proteins:
- the LOC140987626 gene encoding stem-specific protein TSJT1-like — MLAIFHKAFSNPPQELNSPASHKCSRKPKLPEETLREFMSAHPANAFSMNFGDAAVLAYVGKDDYYGLHHNQRLFCGYDDIYCVFTGSLNNLCEQIKQYGLSRNANEAMLVIEAYRTLRDRGPYPADQVIKDLDGSFAFVVYDSKIGTVFTALGSDGGVKLYWGIAADGSVVISDDLEVIKAGCAKSFAPFPAGCIFHSEGGLMSFEHPMNKLRPMPRVDSEGVICGANFKVDSYSRVNSIPRVGSETNWVEWNTQSS; from the exons ATGTTAGCCATATTTCACAAGGCGTTTTCGAATCCACCCCAAGAACTCAACAGCCCGGCATCCCACAAGTGTTCGAGAAAGCCCAAGCTCCCAGAAGAAACCCTCCGTGAATTCATGTCTGCACACCCCGCAAACGCTTTCTCGATGAATTTCGGAGACGCTGCTGTTCTTGCTTACGTTGGAAAAGATGATTATTATGGTCTCCACCACAACCAGAG GTTGTTCTGTGGGTACGATGACATATACTGTGTTTTCACGGGGAGTTTAAACAATTTGTGCGAGCAAATCAAACAGTATGGATTATCAAGAAATGCAAACGAAGCCATGCTGGTGATTGAGGCATACAGAACACTTCGAGACCGTGGTCCGTATCCGGCGGATCAGGTTATTAAAGATCTGGACGGAAGCTTTGCTTTCGTTGTGTATGATAGTAAAATCGGAACTGTTTTCACGGCACTA GGTTCTGATGGTGGAGTGAAGCTGTATTGGGGCATTGCAGCAGATGGTTCTGTGGTGATCTCTGATGATTTAGAGGTGATCAAAGCAGGCTGTGCTAAGTCATTTGCTCCATTTCCAGCGG GTTGTATATTTCATAGCGAAGGAGGACTAATGAGCTTCGAACATCCGATGAACAAGCTCCGGCCAATGCCAAGGGTGGATAGCGAAGGAGTAATTTGTGGGGCTAATTTCAAGGTTGATTCGTACAGCAGAGTTAACAGCATTCCCCGTGTTGGAAGTGAGACCAATTGGGTTGAATGGAATACACAAAGCTCGTGA
- the LOC140987623 gene encoding beta-glucosidase 18-like isoform X1 has product MKKNPTTCRASRSVILLLLAIVTVESSTGGNFDIKRLDFPDGFLFGTATSAYQIEGAYLEDGSGPSNWDHFAAVGGNLSTGDNGYITDDYYHRYMEDIEIMHSLGVNAYRFSISWSRVLPKGKFGEVNQAAIIFYNKIIDNILLRGIQPFVTIHHFDYPQELEDRYGGWLSPSMQEDFVYFAEICFKNFADRVKHWATINEPNLFVEMAYVRAAFPPARCSPPYGNCAQGNSDVEPLTAVHNMLLAHAKASKLYGEQFKLEVDGMIGIIVSAFMYIPLTDDKEDKEAAKRALAFDVAWILDPVVFGDYPPEMRRYHGKELPYFSSDERALLRDSIDFIGINHYSTFYAKDCIYSSCICNDSSCTKGNDRPLRGFVSTFVERNGVPIGEPTGMIRFFVVPKGMEGIVLYVKERYHNKAIFVTENGYSSPDNEDESYQHDVKRINFHKSYLYYLARAISNGADVRGYFIWTLMDDFEWRSGYNVKFGLYRIHHPTLNRIPKLSAGWYRYFLSNTSSSDIESSDYILSDEKHLAY; this is encoded by the exons atgaagaaaaatccGACTACTTGCCGCGCCTCCCGCTCCGTAATTCTGCTTCTACTGGCAATTGTGACTGTCGAATCCTCCACCGGCGGCAACTTTGACATCAAAAGATTGGATTTTCCAGATGGGTTTCTCTTCGGGACGGCCACTTCTGCGTATCAA ATCGAAGGAGCATATCTTGAAGATGGTAGCGGTCCAAGTAACTGGGATCATTTTGCCGCTGTTGGAG GCAATTTATCGACGGGGGACAACGGTTATATAACCGACGATTATTACCATCGGTACATG GAAGACATTGAGATAATGCACTCTCTTGGGGTTAACGCTTACCGATTCTCAATTTCTTGGAGCAGAGTTCTTCCTA AAGGGAAGTTTGGGGAGGTTAACCAAGCCGCTATCATCTTCTATAACAAAATTATTGATAACATCCTACTTAGAG GAATTCAGCCTTTTGTGACTATTCACCactttgactatcctcaagaACTTGAAGATAGATATGGGGGATGGCTCAGTCCTTCAATGCA GGAAGACTTCGTCTATTTTGCTGAAATATGTTTTAAGAATTTTGCGGACCGAGTGAAGCATTGGGCTACAATAAACGAGCCAAACTTATTTGTCGAAATGGCTTACGTAAGGGCAGCATTTCCCCCTGCTCGTTGTTCGCCGCCATATGGCAACTGTGCCCAAGGAAATTCAGATGTCGAGCCTTTGACTGCCGTTCACAATATGTTGCTGGCCCACGCCAAAGCTTCAAAACTGTATGGGGAGCAGTTTAAG TTGGAAGTTGATGGTATGATCGGCATCATTGTCAGTGCGTTTATGTACATACCACTGACTGACGATAAGGAAGACAAAGAAGCTGCAAAGAGGGCCTTGGCTTTTGATGTTGCCTG GATTTTGGATCCTGTTGTATTTGGCGACTATCCTCCAGAAATGAGACGTTATCATGGAAAAGAATTACCATATTTTTCGTCAGATGAAAGGGCTCTTCTACGGGATAGTATTGACTTTATTGGGATAAACCATTATAGCACATTCTATGCAAAGGATTGTATCTATTCGAGTTGCATCTGCAATGATTCTAGCTGCACTAAAGGTAATGACCGTCCACTCCGAGGATTTGTGTCCACTTTTGTAGAGCGCAATGGTGTTCCCATTGGAGAACCT ACAGGGATGATCCGATTTTTCGTTGTTCCGAAAGGCATGGAAGGTATTGTGTTGTACGTTAAGGAAAGATACCATAACAAGGCCATTTTTGTTACTGAGAATG GTTATTCTTCCCCGGACAACGAAGATGAAAGCTACCAACATGACGTGAAACGGATTAACTTTCATAAATCGTACCTTTATTATCTTGCTAGAGCTATAAG TAATGGGGCTGATGTGCGAGGATATTTTATATGGACCTTGATGGATGATTTTGAATGGAGAAGTGGATACAACGTGAAATTCGGATTGTACCGAATCCATCATCCAACATTAAACAGAATTCCAAAACTATCTGCTGGTTGGTATAGATATTTCTTGAGCAATACTAGCTCCAGCGACATTGAATCCTCTGATTATATTTTGTCTGACGAGAAACACCTAGCATATTAG
- the LOC140987500 gene encoding NAC transcription factor 56-like codes for MESTDSSTGSQQPQLPPGFRFHPTDEELVVHYLKKKAASVPLPVAIIAEVDLYKFDPWELPAKATFGEQEWYFFSPRDRKYPNGARPNRAATSGYWKATGTDKPVLTAGGTQKVGVKKALVFYGGKPPKGMKTNWIMHEYRLTGNKPSNTKPPGCDVASKKGSLRLDDWVLCRIYKKNTAQRPIDQERDDINDMLGSIPPSISMPVGQQKLQGLIKPTNYASFIENDHQKLYEGATSFNDAMNSHLCSSGSKIAPQFSNWVPEASNLLPSKRSTLPNLYWNDEGNTSSPPTKRFITENCEGSLGRTDETTDSIATILSQLPQTPSLQQQQQTMLGNLGDGVFRQAQVYQVSGMNWYS; via the exons ATGGAAAGCACCGATTCCTCCACCGGTTCACAGCAGCCTCAGCTGCCGCCGGGATTCAGGTTCCATCCCACCGACGAAGAACTTGTGGTGCACTACCTCAAGAAAAAGGCTGCCTCCGTCCCGTTGCCGGTTGCGATTATAGCCGAAGTTGATCTTTACAAGTTCGATCCTTGGGAACTTCCAG CAAAGGCAACATTTGGGGAGCAAGAGTGGTATTTTTTCAGTCCCAGAGACAGGAAATATCCCAACGGGGCAAGGCCGAACCGGGCGGCCACTTCCGGCTATTGGAAGGCAACTGGGACGGATAAACCCGTGCTGACCGCCGGAGGAACTCAGAAGGTTGGCGTAAAAAAGGCACTGGTTTTCTATGGAGGGAAGCCACCTAAGGGAATGAAGACTAATTGGATCATGCATGAATACAGGCTTACTGGTAATAAACCCTCCAACACGAAGCCCCCGGGATGCGATGTTGCAAGCAAAAAGGGATCTTTAAgg CTTGATGATTGGGTCTTGTGTCGGATTTATAAGAAGAACACCGCCCAAAGACCGATAGATCAAGAACGAGACGATATAAACGACATGCTTGGATCAATCCCACCAAGTATCTCAATGCCTGTTGGACAGCAGAAGCTACAAGGACTGATCAAGCCCACAAACTACGCATCATTTATTGAAAACGATCATCAAAAGCTATACGAAGGGGCAACGTCGTTCAACGATGCTATGAACTCTCATTTATGTTCATCAGGTTCAAAGATAGCACCACAGTTTTCTAATTGGGTACCTGAAGCCTCAAATCTCCTCCCTTCAAAGAGAAGTACACTTCCAAATTTATACTGGAACGATGAAGGGAACACGAGCTCTCCGCCCACGAAGAGATTTATTACTGAAAATTGTGAGGGAAGCCTCGGAAGAACTGATGAAACAACCGACTCTATAGCTACCATTCTTAGCCAGCTGCCACAAACCCCTTCACTACAGCAGCAGCAACAGACAATGCTAGGGAATCTCGGAGACGGGGTTTTTCGACAGGCGCAGGTGTATCAAGTTTCTGGCATGAATTGGTACTCTTAA
- the LOC140987624 gene encoding beta-glucosidase 18-like, with amino-acid sequence MKKNTTTGSVSRFLILLLPAIVAVKSSIDIKRSDFPDGFLFGTATSAYQIEGAYLEDGSGPSNWDHFCGNLPNGDNGYIAEDYYHRYMEDIERMHSLGVNAYRFSISWSRVLPKGKFGEVNQAAIIFYSKIIDNILLRGIQPFVTIHHFDYPQELEDRYGGWLSPLMQEDFVYFAEICFKNFADRVKYWATINEPNLFVEMAYVRGTYPPARCSPPYGNCAQGNSDVEPLTAANNMLLAHAKASKLYGEQFKLEVNGMIGIIVHAFMYIPLTDNKEDKEAAKRALAFNVAWILDPVVFGDYPPEMRCYHGNELPNFSSDERALLRDSIDFIGINHYSTFYAKDCIYSSCICNDSSCTKGNDRPLRGFVSTFVERNGVPIGEPTGMIRFFVVPKGMEDIVLYVKDRYHNKAIFVTENGYSSPDNEDKSYQHDVKRINFHKSYLSYLAKATRNGADVRGYFIWTLMDDFEWANGYKTKFGLYRVHLPTLNRIPKLSAGWYRDFLSNASSSDVESSDYILSDEKKYMAY; translated from the exons atgaagaaaaatacgACAACGGGCAGCGTCTCCCGCTTCTTAATTCTGCTTCTACCGGCAATTGTGGCCGTAAAATCCTCCATCGACATCAAAAGATCGGATTTTCCAGATGGGTTTCTCTTCGGAACTGCTACTTCTGCTTATCAA ATCGAAGGAGCATATCTTGAAGATGGTAGCGGTCCAAGTAACTGGGATCATTTTTGCG GTAATTTACCAAATGGGGACAACGGTTATATAGCTGAGGATTATTACCATCGGTACATG GAAGACATTGAGAGAATGCATTCTCTTGGGGTTAATGCTTACCGATTCTCAATTTCTTGGAGCAGAGTTCTTCCTA AAGGGAAGTTTGGGGAGGTTAACCAAGCCGCTATCATCTTCTATAGCAAAATTATAGATAACATCCTACTTAGAG GAATTCAGCCTTTTGTGACTATTCACCactttgactatcctcaagaACTTGAAGACAGATATGGGGGCTGGCTCAGTCCTTTAATGCA GGAAGACTTCGTCTATTTTGCTGAAATATGTTTCAAGAATTTTGCGGACCGAGTGAAGTATTGGGCTACAATAAACGAGCCAAACTTATTTGTCGAAATGGCTTATGTAAGAGGAACATATCCCCCTGCTCGTTGTTCACCGCCATATGGCAACTGTGCCCAAGGAAATTCAGATGTGGAGCCTTTGACTGCCGCGAACAACATGTTGCTGGCCCATGCCAAAGCTTCAAAACTGTATGGCGAGCAGTTTAAG TTGGAAGTTAATGGTATGATCGGCATCATTGTCCATGCGTTTATGTACATACCACTGACGGATAATAAGGAAGACAAAGAAGCTGCAAAGAGGGCCTTGGCTTTTAATGTTGCCTG GATTTTGGATCCTGTTGTATTTGGCGACTATCCCCCAGAAATGAGATGTTACCATGGAAACGAATTACCTAATTTTTCGTCAGATGAAAGGGCTCTTCTACGAGATAGTATTGACTTTATTGGGATAAACCATTATAGCACATTCTATGCAAAGGATTGTATCTATTCGAGTTGCATCTGCAATGATTCTAGCTGCACTAAAGGTAATGACCGTCCACTCCGAGGATTTGTGTCCACTTTTGTAGAGCGCAATGGTGTTCCCATTGGAGAACCT ACAGGGATGATCCGATTTTTCGTTGTTCCGAAAGGCATGGAAGATATTGTGTTGTATGTTAAGGACAGATACCATAACAAGGCCATTTTTGTGACTGAGAATG GTTATTCTTCCCCGGACAACGAAGATAAAAGTTACCAACATGACGTGAAAcgaataaattttcataaatcgtACCTTTCTTATCTTGCTAAAGCTACAAG GAATGGGGCTGATGTGCGGGGATATTTTATATGGACTTTGATGGATGATTTTGAATGGGCAAATGGATACAAAACGAAATTCGGATTGTACCGAGTCCATCTTCCAACATTAAACAGAATTCCGAAACTATCTGCTGGTTGGTATAGAGATTTCTTGAGCAATGCTAGCTCCAGCGACGTCGAATCCTCTGATTATATTTTGTCTGATGAGAAGAAATACATGGCATATTAG
- the LOC140987623 gene encoding beta-glucosidase 18-like isoform X2, translating into MKKNPTTCRASRSVILLLLAIVTVESSTGGNFDIKRLDFPDGFLFGTATSAYQIEGAYLEDGSGPSNWDHFAAVGGNLSTGDNGYITDDYYHRYMEDIEIMHSLGVNAYRFSISWSRVLPKGKFGEVNQAAIIFYNKIIDNILLRGIQPFVTIHHFDYPQELEDRYGGWLSPSMQEDFVYFAEICFKNFADRVKHWATINEPNLFVEMAYVRAAFPPARCSPPYGNCAQGNSDVEPLTAVHNMLLAHAKASKLYGEQFKAIDGMIGIIVSAFMYIPLTDDKEDKEAAKRALAFDVAWILDPVVFGDYPPEMRRYHGKELPYFSSDERALLRDSIDFIGINHYSTFYAKDCIYSSCICNDSSCTKGNDRPLRGFVSTFVERNGVPIGEPTGMIRFFVVPKGMEGIVLYVKERYHNKAIFVTENGYSSPDNEDESYQHDVKRINFHKSYLYYLARAISNGADVRGYFIWTLMDDFEWRSGYNVKFGLYRIHHPTLNRIPKLSAGWYRYFLSNTSSSDIESSDYILSDEKHLAY; encoded by the exons atgaagaaaaatccGACTACTTGCCGCGCCTCCCGCTCCGTAATTCTGCTTCTACTGGCAATTGTGACTGTCGAATCCTCCACCGGCGGCAACTTTGACATCAAAAGATTGGATTTTCCAGATGGGTTTCTCTTCGGGACGGCCACTTCTGCGTATCAA ATCGAAGGAGCATATCTTGAAGATGGTAGCGGTCCAAGTAACTGGGATCATTTTGCCGCTGTTGGAG GCAATTTATCGACGGGGGACAACGGTTATATAACCGACGATTATTACCATCGGTACATG GAAGACATTGAGATAATGCACTCTCTTGGGGTTAACGCTTACCGATTCTCAATTTCTTGGAGCAGAGTTCTTCCTA AAGGGAAGTTTGGGGAGGTTAACCAAGCCGCTATCATCTTCTATAACAAAATTATTGATAACATCCTACTTAGAG GAATTCAGCCTTTTGTGACTATTCACCactttgactatcctcaagaACTTGAAGATAGATATGGGGGATGGCTCAGTCCTTCAATGCA GGAAGACTTCGTCTATTTTGCTGAAATATGTTTTAAGAATTTTGCGGACCGAGTGAAGCATTGGGCTACAATAAACGAGCCAAACTTATTTGTCGAAATGGCTTACGTAAGGGCAGCATTTCCCCCTGCTCGTTGTTCGCCGCCATATGGCAACTGTGCCCAAGGAAATTCAGATGTCGAGCCTTTGACTGCCGTTCACAATATGTTGCTGGCCCACGCCAAAGCTTCAAAACTGTATGGGGAGCAGTTTAAGGCAA TTGATGGTATGATCGGCATCATTGTCAGTGCGTTTATGTACATACCACTGACTGACGATAAGGAAGACAAAGAAGCTGCAAAGAGGGCCTTGGCTTTTGATGTTGCCTG GATTTTGGATCCTGTTGTATTTGGCGACTATCCTCCAGAAATGAGACGTTATCATGGAAAAGAATTACCATATTTTTCGTCAGATGAAAGGGCTCTTCTACGGGATAGTATTGACTTTATTGGGATAAACCATTATAGCACATTCTATGCAAAGGATTGTATCTATTCGAGTTGCATCTGCAATGATTCTAGCTGCACTAAAGGTAATGACCGTCCACTCCGAGGATTTGTGTCCACTTTTGTAGAGCGCAATGGTGTTCCCATTGGAGAACCT ACAGGGATGATCCGATTTTTCGTTGTTCCGAAAGGCATGGAAGGTATTGTGTTGTACGTTAAGGAAAGATACCATAACAAGGCCATTTTTGTTACTGAGAATG GTTATTCTTCCCCGGACAACGAAGATGAAAGCTACCAACATGACGTGAAACGGATTAACTTTCATAAATCGTACCTTTATTATCTTGCTAGAGCTATAAG TAATGGGGCTGATGTGCGAGGATATTTTATATGGACCTTGATGGATGATTTTGAATGGAGAAGTGGATACAACGTGAAATTCGGATTGTACCGAATCCATCATCCAACATTAAACAGAATTCCAAAACTATCTGCTGGTTGGTATAGATATTTCTTGAGCAATACTAGCTCCAGCGACATTGAATCCTCTGATTATATTTTGTCTGACGAGAAACACCTAGCATATTAG
- the LOC140987282 gene encoding NAC domain-containing protein JA2L-like: MGLQETDPLSQLTLPPGFRFYPTDEELLVQYLCRKVAGHQFSLQIIGDIDLYKFDPWDLPSKAIFGEKEWYFFSPRDRKYPNGSRPNRVAGSGYWKATGTDKIITTGGRKVGIKKALVFYIGKAPKGTKTNWIMHEYRLSESPRKSGSSRLDDWVLCRIYKKNSSGQKPAISGVQSKEYSHGSSSSCSSQYDDVLESLPAIDDRFLSLPSMNPMAQEDQKLNLNQLGSGNFDWATLAGLSSLGEIVPAQQPGTTQMNITNGGNDMYAPPLPQFGISFVEDEVQSGIQTQRIFDNSGFFPGSTSPFTPIYSGGLDPFRIRRPTHGSGFGF, from the exons ATGGGACTCCAAGAAACCGACCCGCTTTCACAGCTGACGTTGCCTCCCGGGTTCCGGTTCTACCCGACTGATGAGGAGCTCTTGGTGCAGTACCTTTGCAGAAAAGTTGCAGGCCATCAATTCTCTCTGCAGATAATTGGTGATATTGATTTGTATAAGTTTGATCCTTGGGATCTTCCAA GCAAAGCCATATTTGGTGAAAAAGAATGGTATTTCTTCAGCCCCAGAGACAGAAAGTATCCGAATGGATCGCGGCCAAATAGAGTTGCAGGCTCTGGATATTGGAAAGCCACCGGGACTGATAAGATCATTACAACAGGAGGAAGAAAAGTTGGTATAAAGAAAGCCCTCGTTTTTTACATTGGAAAGGCACCTAAAGGGACAAAAACCAATTGGATTATGCATGAGTACAGACTTTCTGAATCTCCAAGAAAGAGCGGCTCCTCTAGG cTGGATGATTGGGTCCTATGCCGAATTTACAAAAAGAATTCAAGTGGGCAGAAACCCGCCATTTCTGGAGTCCAGAGCAAGGAGTATAGTCACGGTTCCTCGTCGTCCTGTTCATCTCAGTACGACGACGTTTTGGAGTCCTTGCCGGCCATTGATGACCGTTTCTTGTCTCTGCCAAGCATGAATCCCATGGCGCAAGAAGATCAGAAGCTGAATCTGAATCAATTGGGCTCTGGGAATTTTGATTGGGCCACTTTAGCTGGCCTTAGCTCGTTGGGCGAAATCGTTCCGGCCCAGCAACCTGGTACGACCCAGATGAACATAACGAATGGAGGAAATGACATGTATGCCCCTCCCTTGCCTCAATTTGGGATCAGCTTTGTCGAAGACGAAGTACAAAGCGGGATCCAAACTCAACGAATATTCGACAATTCCggatttttcccgggaagcaCGAGTCCATTTACTCCAATCTATTCCGGCGGACTTGACCCGTTTCGCATTCGTCGCCCGACCCACGGCAGCGGGTTCGGCTTTTAA